Proteins encoded within one genomic window of Rubritalea squalenifaciens DSM 18772:
- a CDS encoding biotin--[acetyl-CoA-carboxylase] ligase — protein MFDRELFYTKIPALNGLLEYAEVMESTSDRALELGQAGSPSGTLVMAERQTKGRGRRGSRWACPEGEGLLFSLVLDPDVGKELWSRFALVAGLAVAEVIEGFGLEAGIKWPNDVWIGEKKCAGILVEGAADRLVIGIGLNVSVRSFPAELEATSLLLEGVPKPSREEILAGVVQGIFRWGSLVGGGYEKVIAEVQKRLVFRNQLVRMLWQGEPCEGVVRGLNDEGHLLVEMNGVVQAVVQADEIRSVQS, from the coding sequence ATGTTCGACAGAGAGCTTTTTTACACGAAGATCCCAGCTCTGAATGGATTGTTAGAGTATGCGGAGGTGATGGAATCCACGAGTGACCGTGCCTTGGAATTGGGGCAGGCGGGGTCTCCGTCAGGTACCCTCGTGATGGCTGAGAGGCAGACAAAAGGGCGTGGACGGCGGGGGAGTCGTTGGGCTTGTCCAGAGGGAGAAGGCTTACTCTTCTCGCTGGTGTTGGATCCGGATGTGGGAAAAGAGCTCTGGTCGCGCTTTGCTCTGGTCGCTGGATTGGCAGTGGCGGAGGTGATAGAGGGCTTTGGTTTAGAGGCTGGTATCAAGTGGCCAAATGACGTCTGGATTGGAGAGAAGAAATGCGCAGGCATCCTCGTCGAGGGGGCGGCTGACCGCTTGGTCATTGGTATTGGCCTCAATGTGAGTGTGCGGTCTTTCCCGGCTGAGCTGGAAGCAACCTCGCTGCTGCTGGAGGGTGTGCCTAAGCCAAGCAGAGAAGAAATTCTTGCTGGTGTGGTGCAGGGTATTTTTCGTTGGGGGAGTCTAGTGGGGGGCGGCTACGAGAAGGTCATTGCGGAGGTACAGAAGCGTTTGGTATTCAGAAATCAGCTGGTTCGGATGTTGTGGCAGGGTGAACCCTGTGAGGGCGTGGTGCGCGGACTGAATGATGAAGGGCACTTGCTGGTGGAGATGAACGGTGTGGTACAAGCTGTGGTACAAGCGGATGAAATTCGAAGCGTGCAGTCTTAG
- a CDS encoding response regulator encodes MQKILIIEDEADISDLIAFNLQRNQFETIQAYDGNDGLNKALTTQPDLIILDLMLPGIDGLGVHKELRRDARTRNIPVVMLTAKAQTEDRIKGLESGADDYLTKPFSPKELILRVQAVLKRSINKSSGSTLQVGPFRFDKNSLSFFSGSEQVDLTSTEFKLMLYLCERAGAAQDRSDLLRKVWGYSDEVHSRTLDTHMKRLRKKLGENANHLETVRGVGYRITKDAVAD; translated from the coding sequence ATGCAGAAAATTCTCATCATTGAAGACGAAGCTGATATCTCAGACCTCATCGCCTTCAACCTTCAGCGCAACCAGTTCGAGACGATTCAGGCATACGACGGTAATGACGGCCTGAACAAGGCCCTCACGACACAGCCAGACTTGATCATTCTCGATCTCATGCTGCCAGGCATCGATGGACTGGGAGTACACAAAGAACTCAGACGGGATGCACGCACACGTAATATCCCTGTCGTCATGCTGACAGCCAAGGCACAGACTGAAGACCGCATCAAAGGCCTCGAATCCGGAGCAGACGACTATCTGACCAAACCATTCAGCCCGAAGGAACTCATTCTTCGCGTCCAAGCAGTCCTCAAACGCTCCATCAACAAGAGTAGCGGCTCTACCCTACAGGTGGGCCCGTTCCGCTTTGACAAGAACTCCCTGAGCTTCTTCTCTGGCAGTGAGCAAGTGGATCTGACCTCCACCGAGTTCAAGCTCATGCTCTACCTCTGCGAACGCGCAGGAGCAGCACAAGACCGCAGCGATCTTCTTCGTAAGGTCTGGGGCTATAGCGATGAAGTGCATTCTCGCACTCTCGATACTCACATGAAGCGCCTCCGCAAAAAGCTAGGCGAAAATGCAAATCACCTGGAAACTGTTCGTGGCGTAGGCTACCGCATCACTAAAGATGCCGTGGCAGACTAA
- a CDS encoding DapH/DapD/GlmU-related protein, translated as MQAVIRSPRNAALCAPLTTGRHIGDCLVANIPLKDLIGTELRRAGFEIAEHKDASGRTVHLPLDHWIDVGALCMLARQDPGTCLYDSDGDLVAWKGCDKPDQCTKKIITEAPCFRISYPWEFIQLNEDVLEAINESNIEGDVSPLASVEGTLILGKGSKVLPGVVIEGTVVIGDNCKIGPNAYIRGNTSIGDNCVVGNAVEIKNSVIYHHTSIAHLSYVGDSIIGSHVYLGAGTVLSNRRHDGRHHRCSVNGELINTGREKLGAIIGDGVCTGVNTSVFPARKIGRGRTTRPGAIVERDMM; from the coding sequence ATGCAAGCAGTCATCAGATCACCCCGTAATGCAGCCCTGTGTGCCCCTCTCACCACAGGCAGGCACATCGGCGACTGTCTAGTCGCCAACATCCCCCTCAAAGATCTCATCGGTACCGAATTACGCCGAGCAGGATTCGAGATCGCAGAACACAAAGATGCTTCTGGCCGCACCGTTCACCTCCCGCTCGACCACTGGATTGACGTCGGAGCGCTCTGCATGCTCGCTCGCCAAGACCCTGGCACCTGCCTCTATGACAGTGATGGCGATCTCGTTGCCTGGAAAGGTTGCGATAAGCCAGATCAATGCACCAAGAAAATCATCACCGAGGCCCCTTGCTTCCGGATCTCTTATCCATGGGAATTCATCCAGCTCAATGAGGATGTCTTGGAGGCGATCAACGAGTCAAACATCGAAGGTGATGTCAGCCCGCTCGCCTCTGTAGAAGGCACTCTCATCCTAGGCAAAGGCTCAAAGGTTCTGCCAGGTGTAGTGATTGAAGGCACCGTGGTCATTGGGGACAACTGCAAGATCGGCCCCAATGCCTACATTCGTGGAAACACTAGCATTGGTGACAACTGCGTGGTTGGTAATGCCGTAGAAATCAAAAACTCTGTGATTTACCACCATACCAGCATCGCACACCTCAGTTATGTAGGTGACTCAATCATTGGCAGCCATGTCTATCTGGGTGCTGGCACAGTCCTCTCAAATAGACGCCATGATGGCAGGCACCACCGATGCAGCGTCAATGGAGAACTCATCAACACCGGTCGGGAGAAACTCGGAGCCATCATTGGTGACGGCGTCTGTACAGGGGTCAACACCTCTGTCTTCCCTGCCAGAAAAATTGGCAGGGGCCGCACTACCCGCCCCGGAGCCATCGTCGAACGCGACATGATGTAG
- a CDS encoding DUF4339 domain-containing protein — MSAASTEPVWHYTSQNQRKGPVTLENLQTLVSRGRLDLQKDMVWNPEMPEWTLAGSVQELAKVKVDPTAAPAAKPAVAPSLSAPAQQAAVPPAKQPKKPEKVAESTSPYQTPRAQGADTGELEAAMKHRSDEKYPGVGRLGYVIYPLFTLLLIYPLSLAIAGFSSDIESPIVRIILNMGVLLVLLIGLLYPTFGRFTNLRMSGWYFWLLFVPIANLWVGYRLFACPPGYGEHKKMDVIGWILATLYGLVCTLHILGVVLYVTNDEFQREFDESFEKGYQEELQRQREKQGR; from the coding sequence ATGAGTGCAGCATCCACAGAGCCAGTATGGCACTATACTTCCCAGAACCAACGTAAAGGCCCAGTGACACTGGAGAATCTACAGACTCTGGTCAGCAGAGGTAGGTTGGATTTGCAGAAGGATATGGTTTGGAACCCTGAGATGCCTGAGTGGACTTTGGCTGGCAGTGTGCAAGAGTTGGCCAAAGTTAAAGTGGACCCGACAGCTGCGCCAGCTGCGAAGCCTGCCGTAGCACCGTCACTCTCAGCGCCAGCTCAGCAAGCAGCAGTGCCACCTGCTAAACAACCCAAGAAGCCTGAGAAAGTGGCCGAGTCGACTAGTCCTTACCAGACTCCACGTGCGCAGGGGGCTGATACAGGGGAGCTAGAGGCTGCCATGAAACATCGGTCTGACGAGAAATATCCAGGTGTAGGTAGACTAGGCTATGTTATCTATCCGTTATTTACCCTGTTACTGATCTATCCTCTATCTCTGGCAATAGCTGGTTTTTCGAGCGATATTGAGTCGCCGATTGTGAGGATAATACTAAACATGGGAGTGCTGTTAGTGTTGTTGATCGGTCTTCTGTACCCAACTTTTGGGAGATTTACGAATCTGAGAATGTCTGGGTGGTATTTCTGGCTCTTGTTTGTCCCAATCGCGAACCTCTGGGTAGGGTATCGCCTATTTGCTTGCCCTCCGGGATATGGAGAGCATAAAAAAATGGATGTTATAGGATGGATATTAGCGACTTTGTATGGACTGGTGTGCACTCTTCATATTTTAGGCGTAGTTCTCTATGTCACGAATGACGAATTTCAAAGAGAATTCGATGAATCCTTTGAAAAGGGATACCAGGAAGAATTACAGCGTCAGCGAGAGAAGCAGGGGCGCTAA
- a CDS encoding sensor histidine kinase, producing the protein MKIVLLILSIVLTLACFLLYRKLSQAKLQCAKIKRESEDRVKQTHQELEGERSEQRLLLDAIGDAFLIVNGSLRVKLNNSRAQQLSRYDSLIDRTLQEIFMSEKLSATVAKQIAKNEPSQKRIIISSGAHGIGATSTEGDTAWILQVTPLPNHKEDPLYCLILRDITAEYRADQVRTDFVANASHELRTPLAIINGYLENLIDDDVVESPDMARRFLTTMRKHGDRLSRLVDDMLVVSRLESGEAASINPDPFDLAECVSDVVERLDHLIQNQGAQIITKLPKDPLIVTADKFYYTQVLFNLVENALKQNPGNNITVTVTAERIGSDRFKLAVCDDGIGIPSAHLPFIFKRFYRVDKHHTQSDIKGTGLGLSIVKRAIEAHGGTIEATSKPGLQTCFIIQSPIDSSQVSPEVKPEI; encoded by the coding sequence ATGAAAATCGTCCTGCTGATCCTCTCTATTGTTCTCACTCTAGCCTGCTTCCTCCTCTACAGGAAACTAAGTCAGGCGAAGCTACAATGCGCCAAAATCAAGAGAGAGAGCGAAGACCGAGTCAAGCAGACGCATCAGGAACTCGAGGGGGAACGCTCGGAACAAAGACTGCTCTTGGATGCTATAGGAGATGCTTTCCTGATCGTAAACGGATCCCTACGAGTCAAATTAAACAACTCCAGAGCTCAGCAGCTTAGCCGCTACGACTCACTGATTGACCGCACTCTGCAGGAAATCTTCATGAGCGAAAAGCTCTCGGCCACAGTCGCCAAGCAGATCGCCAAGAATGAGCCTTCACAGAAACGTATCATTATCAGCTCTGGAGCTCACGGCATCGGCGCCACCAGCACTGAGGGAGACACCGCCTGGATCCTTCAGGTAACCCCTCTCCCCAACCATAAAGAGGATCCACTCTACTGCCTCATTCTCCGCGATATCACTGCTGAGTATCGGGCGGACCAAGTGCGCACCGATTTCGTGGCCAACGCATCCCACGAGTTGCGCACCCCACTGGCGATCATCAATGGCTACCTAGAAAACCTTATTGATGATGACGTCGTTGAATCACCAGACATGGCTCGCCGCTTCCTGACCACCATGCGCAAACACGGCGACCGTTTGTCGCGCCTGGTCGATGACATGCTCGTCGTCTCCAGACTTGAGTCTGGAGAAGCTGCTTCCATCAACCCAGATCCCTTTGATCTCGCAGAATGCGTCTCAGATGTCGTCGAACGTCTTGACCATCTTATCCAAAACCAAGGCGCTCAGATCATCACCAAGCTCCCCAAGGATCCTCTGATCGTCACGGCTGACAAATTCTATTACACCCAGGTGCTCTTCAACCTCGTTGAAAACGCTCTTAAGCAGAACCCGGGCAACAATATCACCGTCACGGTGACTGCGGAGAGAATCGGCTCTGATCGATTCAAACTGGCCGTCTGTGACGATGGGATCGGAATCCCCTCTGCCCACCTGCCATTCATCTTCAAGCGCTTCTACCGTGTCGACAAGCACCATACCCAGTCAGACATTAAAGGCACAGGTCTGGGACTCTCTATCGTAAAACGAGCTATTGAGGCACATGGCGGCACTATCGAAGCCACCTCCAAACCAGGTCTGCAGACCTGCTTCATTATCCAATCCCCGATCGACTCCTCTCAAGTTTCTCCAGAAGTAAAACCTGAGATATAA
- the ahcY gene encoding adenosylhomocysteinase, giving the protein MSTTLEVTDYKVADISLADFGRREIEIAEHEMPGLMAIREKYAADKPLAGVRIMGSLHMTIQTAVLIETLTALGADVRWCSCNIFSTQDHAAAAIAVSGVPVFAWKGETLEEYWECTWNAIVNRDGEGPQLIVDDGGDATLFIHKGYELENGSDWVNTPSGSQEEQVIKNLLKKVHAEQPGIFAKIIADWKGVSEETTTGVHRLYQMAKEGKLLVPAINVNDSVTKSKFDNLYGCRESLVDGIKRATDVMISGKVAVVCGYGDVGKGCAQALRGQGAQVVVTEIDPICALQAAMEGFRVLTVEDTLGWGDIYVTTTGNYDIIRLEHMEKMKDQAIVCNIGHFDNEIQIDKLNNAEGVVKTNIKPQVDKYTFPAGNSLYMLAEGRLVNLGCATGHPSFVMSNSFANQTLAQIDLWLNKDEYKAGEVKVLPKHLDEEVARLHLGKIGAKLTTLRQDQADYISVPVEGPYKPDHYRY; this is encoded by the coding sequence CGATATCTCCCTCGCTGACTTTGGTCGCCGCGAAATCGAGATCGCCGAGCACGAAATGCCTGGCCTGATGGCCATCCGTGAAAAGTACGCAGCAGACAAGCCGCTCGCAGGCGTACGTATCATGGGCTCCCTGCACATGACCATCCAGACCGCTGTTCTTATCGAGACGCTTACAGCTCTCGGTGCCGACGTGCGCTGGTGCTCTTGCAATATTTTCTCTACACAGGATCACGCGGCTGCGGCTATCGCGGTTTCCGGTGTGCCTGTATTCGCCTGGAAGGGTGAGACTCTCGAGGAATACTGGGAGTGCACTTGGAATGCGATCGTTAACCGCGACGGCGAAGGCCCTCAGCTCATCGTTGACGATGGTGGTGATGCGACTCTCTTTATCCACAAAGGATACGAGTTGGAGAATGGTTCCGATTGGGTCAATACGCCGTCTGGTTCCCAGGAAGAGCAGGTCATCAAGAATCTTCTCAAGAAAGTCCATGCAGAGCAGCCAGGAATCTTTGCTAAGATCATCGCTGACTGGAAGGGTGTTTCTGAGGAAACCACCACCGGTGTACACCGTCTCTACCAGATGGCCAAGGAAGGTAAGCTTCTTGTTCCTGCGATCAACGTGAACGATTCCGTGACCAAGTCCAAGTTCGATAACCTCTATGGATGTCGTGAGTCCCTCGTGGACGGTATCAAGCGTGCGACCGACGTGATGATTTCCGGCAAGGTGGCCGTGGTTTGCGGATACGGTGATGTGGGTAAAGGCTGTGCTCAGGCTCTTCGTGGTCAGGGTGCACAGGTCGTTGTGACTGAGATCGACCCGATCTGTGCGCTGCAGGCAGCCATGGAAGGTTTCCGTGTTCTCACTGTTGAGGATACACTCGGCTGGGGTGACATCTACGTGACCACCACTGGGAACTACGACATCATCCGCCTCGAGCACATGGAGAAGATGAAGGATCAGGCCATCGTTTGTAACATCGGCCACTTCGATAATGAGATTCAGATCGACAAGCTCAACAATGCAGAAGGCGTGGTGAAGACTAACATCAAGCCTCAGGTAGACAAGTATACCTTCCCGGCAGGCAATAGCCTCTACATGCTGGCGGAAGGTCGCCTTGTAAACCTCGGTTGTGCGACTGGTCACCCATCCTTCGTGATGTCCAACAGCTTTGCAAACCAGACACTCGCTCAGATTGACCTCTGGTTGAACAAGGATGAGTACAAGGCTGGTGAAGTGAAAGTGCTTCCTAAGCATCTCGACGAAGAAGTAGCTCGTCTCCACCTCGGTAAGATCGGTGCCAAGCTGACGACACTTCGCCAGGATCAGGCGGATTACATCAGCGTGCCTGTGGAAGGTCCATACAAGCCAGACCACTACCGCTACTAA
- a CDS encoding Precorrin-3B methylase: MPAKKKLNKPLEGAALIKEVNRRIRVARGYWDAHRNKACRRERDRALELYETLSKEQREKVPQELRVWLRYRSEKYFGDHRTKPGKGKS; encoded by the coding sequence ATGCCGGCGAAGAAAAAGCTCAACAAGCCCTTGGAAGGTGCAGCCCTCATTAAAGAGGTGAACCGCCGCATTCGTGTGGCACGCGGCTATTGGGATGCCCACCGAAACAAGGCGTGTCGGCGTGAGCGCGACCGAGCACTAGAGCTCTATGAGACACTGAGCAAGGAGCAGCGTGAAAAGGTGCCTCAGGAGTTGCGTGTTTGGCTGCGCTACCGCAGTGAGAAATATTTTGGTGATCACCGCACAAAGCCAGGCAAGGGGAAATCCTAA
- a CDS encoding type II CAAX endopeptidase family protein: MSWAPRQSPPSSSPPDERQLPSTIGLVKKWLLALIVLIVLPVWGFETFIAWYYQRSPDQQTAVYIQSFSHSEIQLAEAASRMELGDTTRWILSISSQEQAVGRAIVLLEQYNEEYPKEAAYEGADLYLASLYLRAGQQEKAIEIARKSKSPYADIIFSLARNHPLNQSQLAAIEEHQDRYPHYSEAGFWYTLHLDLPGNSPIDDSLNDILDTDNADRKLLFRAISIGFCYTCLAIGLIYVLFNIRTLDRLQPSAIEPGIIAGLFMFLLLEYASTYTYLYLHKICLYILQLSDQASFVIADALYRIVPVTAALIYLHFCKRKDSCSPLRSFKLTIPAVSLCLGIGIFSYFFLHRYLAPHRIGDYITGLEGIGSASSKPLIFIYSIIASVIIAPFTEELLFRGILLTALRRKLGTFIALFFTSLLFSLVHVQGFTDSIHVFIMGMLLGLAYLKSRTLWPSIIAHAGFNAWLYFETWNVYLAN; the protein is encoded by the coding sequence ATGAGTTGGGCACCACGTCAGTCTCCCCCCTCATCTTCCCCCCCGGATGAAAGGCAATTACCAAGCACTATTGGTTTGGTGAAAAAGTGGCTGCTTGCCCTGATCGTACTGATCGTTTTACCTGTCTGGGGTTTTGAGACCTTTATCGCATGGTATTACCAGCGATCCCCAGATCAACAGACTGCGGTTTATATCCAAAGCTTCAGCCATAGTGAAATTCAGCTCGCAGAAGCCGCATCCCGGATGGAACTCGGTGACACGACTCGCTGGATCCTCTCTATTTCCAGCCAAGAGCAAGCCGTAGGCAGGGCCATCGTTCTACTGGAGCAATACAACGAAGAGTACCCCAAAGAAGCTGCCTACGAAGGTGCCGACCTTTATCTGGCATCTCTCTATCTGCGAGCAGGACAGCAGGAGAAGGCCATCGAGATCGCCAGGAAGAGTAAAAGCCCATACGCTGACATCATCTTTTCACTCGCCAGGAACCATCCACTTAACCAAAGCCAACTCGCAGCCATCGAGGAACATCAGGACCGCTACCCTCACTATAGTGAAGCAGGATTCTGGTACACGCTGCACCTGGATTTACCGGGCAACAGTCCTATCGATGATTCACTCAATGACATCCTCGATACCGATAACGCCGACAGGAAGCTGCTCTTCCGTGCGATAAGTATCGGCTTTTGCTACACCTGCCTGGCCATTGGACTCATCTATGTGCTTTTCAATATTCGCACCCTTGACCGTCTCCAGCCCTCAGCAATCGAACCAGGGATCATCGCTGGCCTCTTCATGTTCCTCCTGCTGGAGTACGCATCCACGTACACCTACCTGTATCTTCATAAAATCTGCCTCTATATCCTCCAGCTCTCAGACCAAGCAAGCTTCGTCATCGCTGACGCCCTCTACAGAATAGTTCCGGTGACAGCTGCCTTGATCTACCTGCACTTCTGTAAGAGGAAAGACAGCTGCTCGCCTCTACGCTCCTTTAAGCTCACTATCCCAGCGGTCTCCCTCTGCCTGGGAATCGGAATCTTCTCGTATTTCTTCCTCCACAGATATCTCGCCCCCCACAGGATAGGAGACTACATTACAGGCTTGGAAGGGATAGGCTCAGCCTCGTCCAAACCACTGATTTTCATCTATTCGATCATCGCCTCTGTCATCATCGCCCCATTTACTGAGGAACTACTCTTCAGAGGTATCCTACTAACCGCATTGAGACGGAAACTGGGCACCTTCATCGCACTCTTCTTCACCTCACTTCTCTTCTCGCTTGTGCACGTGCAGGGCTTCACGGACTCCATCCACGTATTTATCATGGGCATGCTTCTGGGCCTCGCCTACCTCAAATCCAGGACTCTCTGGCCGAGTATTATTGCTCATGCAGGATTCAATGCCTGGCTCTATTTCGAGACTTGGAACGTCTACTTGGCGAACTGA
- a CDS encoding dodecin, whose protein sequence is MSDHIYKKIEIVGSSPDSIEKAIENALAKASESIRNMRWFEVTETRGHIENQKVAHYQVTLKIGFTID, encoded by the coding sequence ATGTCAGATCACATTTACAAAAAAATAGAAATCGTCGGTTCGTCTCCAGACTCCATCGAGAAAGCGATCGAGAACGCACTTGCCAAAGCTTCAGAGAGCATCCGCAACATGCGCTGGTTCGAAGTCACCGAGACACGTGGCCATATTGAAAATCAAAAAGTCGCCCACTATCAAGTGACCTTAAAGATCGGCTTCACGATTGATTAA
- a CDS encoding Na/Pi cotransporter family protein has product MIWSTITSILGILGALGIFLFGMKVMSEGIQKVAGDSMRKALATMTKNRFSAAFTGFFTTCMVQSSSATTVLVVSFVNAGLLTLVESIGVIMGANLGTTITAWLVAFIPKFSVSKIALPVIGIGLPMFFIGKNKGRALGETLIGFGLLFFGLSQLKNAVPDVDNLMATNAQLAEFIQNAVSSIQSFSFGSTVIFLILGIILTVVVQSSSAAMAITIAFAWNGWLGDDPQQAFMSCAAIVLGENIGTTITAWLASIGANVHAKRAARAHFMFNVIGTIWAVILFGLFTKFVWNILGIFPDWMVEMKTKKAGADVNEQLIIVAFAVAIFHTTFNFVNILLLIPFVKQISNVVVKMVPDKDIPEEDRRIRYISQTLIDLGELNIVEAEKAVERLSTQCQEMFKGYIEVFENPHQDMSAQVNKLKEMEDEADEMMQDLTEYLVRCTSKEASPHLSERIAALLRITAELEECSDAIYRLIKIAERKYKKGRQFTPDQVESIMKIANVIEEFMQFTHARLLVGLSDEDSAQAQALRDKVVSLRKKYNKVAMARMAEGNVKVEMLNIDTNTQLDVVSNHLFHVAQTNAELA; this is encoded by the coding sequence ATGATCTGGTCCACCATCACCTCCATCCTCGGCATCCTCGGCGCACTCGGAATTTTCCTTTTCGGCATGAAAGTCATGTCTGAAGGCATCCAGAAAGTCGCCGGAGACAGCATGCGTAAAGCGCTTGCCACCATGACGAAGAACCGCTTCAGCGCGGCCTTCACTGGTTTCTTTACCACCTGTATGGTGCAATCCTCCTCAGCAACTACAGTTCTGGTGGTGAGCTTCGTCAACGCCGGACTCCTCACCTTGGTGGAATCCATCGGTGTTATCATGGGAGCGAACCTCGGTACCACCATCACGGCATGGCTGGTAGCCTTCATCCCCAAGTTCAGTGTATCCAAGATAGCACTACCCGTGATAGGCATCGGCCTCCCTATGTTCTTCATCGGCAAGAACAAAGGACGCGCCTTGGGCGAAACTCTCATCGGTTTCGGTCTTCTCTTCTTCGGCCTCAGCCAGCTCAAGAACGCAGTTCCTGATGTAGATAACCTTATGGCTACGAATGCTCAGCTAGCGGAATTCATTCAGAATGCCGTCTCCAGCATTCAGAGCTTCTCATTTGGGTCCACCGTCATTTTCCTAATTCTCGGCATCATACTCACCGTAGTCGTTCAGTCATCCTCCGCAGCTATGGCCATCACCATCGCATTCGCATGGAACGGCTGGCTCGGTGACGACCCTCAGCAAGCCTTCATGAGCTGTGCCGCCATTGTACTGGGTGAAAACATCGGCACCACCATCACCGCATGGTTGGCCTCTATCGGGGCCAATGTGCACGCCAAGCGAGCCGCTCGGGCCCACTTCATGTTCAACGTCATCGGTACGATCTGGGCCGTCATTCTCTTCGGACTTTTCACCAAGTTCGTCTGGAACATCCTCGGTATTTTCCCTGACTGGATGGTGGAAATGAAAACTAAAAAGGCTGGAGCTGACGTCAACGAGCAGCTCATCATTGTGGCCTTCGCAGTTGCCATCTTCCACACCACCTTCAACTTCGTGAACATCCTTCTCCTCATCCCATTCGTGAAGCAAATCTCGAACGTCGTAGTCAAGATGGTTCCAGATAAGGACATTCCTGAAGAAGACCGTCGCATCCGCTACATTTCCCAGACACTCATCGACCTTGGCGAACTGAATATCGTAGAGGCTGAAAAAGCCGTAGAGAGGCTCTCCACCCAGTGCCAGGAAATGTTCAAAGGCTACATCGAGGTTTTCGAGAATCCACACCAGGACATGTCCGCCCAAGTCAACAAGCTCAAGGAAATGGAAGACGAGGCAGACGAAATGATGCAAGACCTCACCGAATACCTGGTACGCTGCACCTCCAAGGAAGCGAGCCCCCACCTGTCTGAGCGTATCGCCGCCCTGCTTCGCATCACTGCCGAGCTAGAGGAATGCTCTGACGCCATTTACCGCCTCATCAAGATTGCTGAGCGCAAGTACAAGAAAGGCCGCCAGTTCACTCCGGATCAGGTGGAATCCATCATGAAAATTGCGAATGTGATCGAAGAATTCATGCAGTTCACTCACGCGCGACTCCTGGTTGGCCTCAGCGACGAAGATTCAGCCCAGGCGCAAGCCCTGCGTGACAAGGTCGTCAGCCTGCGCAAGAAATACAATAAAGTAGCTATGGCGCGCATGGCAGAAGGCAACGTCAAGGTAGAGATGCTCAATATCGATACCAATACTCAGCTAGACGTGGTCTCCAACCACCTCTTCCACGTGGCCCAGACCAACGCAGAATTGGCGTAA